One stretch of Hemibagrus wyckioides isolate EC202008001 linkage group LG01, SWU_Hwy_1.0, whole genome shotgun sequence DNA includes these proteins:
- the LOC131358258 gene encoding cornifelin-like, with protein MSNPVISHQPGAASYGTNVQTGEWSTGLCSCCNDLLICALGCICPIAVGCYTANKYGENACLACVPGGMAAMRTHMRLTYGIQGTICNDALMTCCCGIFETCRMAREIRIRNGEA; from the exons ATGTCAAACCCAGTCATTAGTCATCAACCTGGTGCAGCTTCTTACGGCACCAACGTGCAGACAGGAGAGTGGAGCACAGGCCTGTGCTCATGCTGTAATGACCTGCTTATCT GTGCCCTTGGTTGCATCTGTCCAATTGCAGTGGGCTGCTACACAGCAAACAAGTATGGTGAGAATGCATGCCTAGCATGTGTTCCTGGTGGGATGGCAGCTATGAGGACACACATGAGACTGACCTACGGCATCCAA GGTACAATATGCAATGACGCCCTGATGACCTGCTGCTGTGGAATATTTGAGACTTGTCGAATGGCCAGAGAAATTCGTATTAGAAATGGAGAGGCCTAA
- the mrps15 gene encoding small ribosomal subunit protein uS15m gives MFLKHSLISTVTAVRTWNVLSGLKHGSVRLAARQHGHCSSRGQRCVNFSWMAPGSLKRNETCTSLPVRQYARVVQKKSEFQSQLQDLPASKLKLEYASVPLAHTVDGVVKKLLSLELASHSERLRLKEEELIAKVQRHENDRNSTEVKVAILTARIHNFQEHLQKHPKDKANKRWMLMSIDRRKKLLKYLRRSRYNAFEKVCAELGITYTFPPEYYRRATRRWLTKKALCIKVFKEVQKQKAEKRKKALAQKKARSTSSNPTDSQGTPV, from the exons atgtttttaaaacacagCTTGATATCAACGGTGACGGCTGTGCGGACATGGAATGTACTGTCCGGTCTGAAACACGGCAGTGTCCGGTTAGCGGCGCGGCAGCACGGTCACTGCAGCTCCAGGGGACAGCGCTGTGTTAACTTCAGCTGGATGGCGCCTGGTTCACTTAAAA GAAATGAAACCTGCACAAGCCTGCCTGTGAGACAGTATGCCCGAGTTGTACAAAAAAAGTCAG AATTTCAGAGTCAACTACAAGACCTGCCAGCGTCAAAGCTGAAACTTGAATATGCGTCTGTCCCACTGGCTCACAC GGTTGATGGTGTGGTGAAGAAGCTTCTCTCACTGGAGCTTGCAAGTCAT AGTGAAAGACTCCGCCTCAAAGAGGAAGAACTGATTGCAAAGGTCCAGAGGCATGAAAACGATCGAAACTCAACAGAGGTTAAGG TGGCCATTTTAACGGCACGCATACACAATTTTCAGGAGCATTTACAGAAGCACCCTAAG GACAAAGCTAATAAGAGGTGGATGCTGATGAGCATTGACCGCAGGAAGAAATTGCTCAAATATTTGAGAAGGTCACGATACAATGCTTTTGAGAAGGTCTGTGCAGAGCTGGGGATCACATACACCTTCCCACCGGAGTACTACAGACGGGCAACACGACGCTGGCTGACTAAAAAAGCCCTCTGCATCAAG GTCTTCAAAGAGGTCCAGAAACAAAaggcagagaaaagaaaaaaagcacttgCTCAGAAGAAGGCAAGGAGCACGAGCTCTAACCCTACAGATTCCCAGGGGACTCCAGTATAA